A window of Jannaschia sp. M317 contains these coding sequences:
- a CDS encoding replication-associated recombination protein A, which yields MADLFDTGAAAPADQPPARPAPLADRLRPASLQEVVGQGHLLGPDGALTVMLRGALPSLILWGPPGVGKTTIARLLADHVGLHFVQISAIFTGVADLRKVFDTARNRRANGTGTLLFVDEIHRFNKAQQDSFLPHMEDGTITLVGATTENPSFELNAAVMSRAQVLVLQRLTLRDMELLTQRAEKDLGAKLPLDGPAREALQEMADGDGRALLNLIEQVAGWGATQKVDTDTLVKRLQRRAAQYDKSGDSHYNLISALHKSVRGSDPDAALYWLGRMLKGGEDPRYLMRRITRMAVEDIGLADPQAQAFCLQAWETYERLGSPEGEQSLGNAVVYLALAPKSNAGYVAFKAAMKQAGETGSEPPPKHILNAPTKLMKDQGYGTGYAYDHDAQDGFSGQNYFPDGMKRPVYYVPVERGFERELGRRLDWFVEQRAKRGKA from the coding sequence ATGGCCGATCTCTTTGACACCGGTGCCGCCGCGCCCGCCGACCAACCGCCCGCCCGTCCGGCCCCCCTGGCCGACCGGCTGCGCCCGGCATCCCTGCAGGAGGTGGTGGGGCAGGGGCATCTTCTGGGCCCGGACGGCGCGCTGACCGTGATGCTTCGGGGGGCGCTGCCCTCGCTGATCCTGTGGGGGCCGCCGGGCGTGGGCAAGACCACCATCGCGCGGCTGCTGGCCGATCACGTGGGCCTGCACTTCGTCCAGATCAGCGCGATTTTCACCGGGGTTGCGGACCTGCGCAAGGTGTTCGACACGGCCCGTAACCGCCGCGCCAATGGCACCGGCACGCTGCTCTTCGTCGATGAAATCCACCGTTTCAACAAGGCGCAGCAGGACAGCTTTCTGCCGCATATGGAGGACGGGACGATCACCCTGGTCGGGGCCACGACCGAGAACCCCTCGTTCGAGCTGAACGCGGCGGTCATGTCGCGCGCGCAGGTTCTGGTGCTGCAACGGCTGACCCTGCGGGACATGGAACTGTTGACCCAACGCGCCGAAAAGGATCTGGGGGCCAAACTGCCACTGGATGGTCCCGCGCGCGAGGCGTTGCAGGAAATGGCCGACGGCGATGGCCGCGCGCTTCTCAACCTGATCGAACAGGTGGCGGGTTGGGGCGCGACGCAAAAGGTCGACACCGATACGCTGGTCAAACGGCTGCAACGACGTGCGGCGCAATACGACAAATCGGGCGACAGCCATTACAACCTGATCTCTGCTCTGCACAAATCGGTGCGTGGGTCCGACCCGGATGCGGCGCTGTACTGGCTGGGTCGAATGCTGAAGGGCGGCGAAGATCCCCGTTACCTGATGCGGCGGATCACCCGCATGGCGGTCGAGGATATCGGCCTGGCCGACCCGCAGGCGCAGGCCTTCTGCCTGCAGGCCTGGGAAACCTATGAGCGTCTGGGCAGCCCCGAGGGCGAGCAGAGCCTGGGCAATGCCGTCGTCTACCTGGCGCTGGCCCCGAAATCGAACGCGGGCTACGTCGCCTTCAAGGCGGCGATGAAGCAGGCGGGGGAAACCGGGTCGGAGCCGCCGCCCAAGCACATCCTGAACGCGCCGACCAAGTTGATGAAGGATCAGGGCTATGGCACCGGCTATGCCTACGATCACGATGCACAGGATGGGTTTTCGGGGCAAAACTATTTCCCGGACGGGATGAAGCGCCCGGTCTACTACGTCCCCGTCGAACGCGGGTTCGAGCGGGAACTGGGGCGCCGCCTGGATTGGTTCGTGGAACAGCGGGCCAAACGCGGCAAAGCTTGA
- a CDS encoding acyl-homoserine-lactone synthase, giving the protein MEVTTLSFTNLHDHGPLFTDLLRARHRTFIEQAHWDLPQADGMEFDQYDTPASRWVAVHDHGRIMAGVRLTPTTHRCGIYSYMIRDAQLGLLDTIPSDLLFEEAPIAEHIWESSRVFVCDDVPANMRMRVQMQLIGQMVTTARELGATSVLGLIPANSPRLARRVGLDCVAAGPVMDFGGSESVCVNISMATKMH; this is encoded by the coding sequence ATGGAAGTTACCACCCTTTCCTTCACCAACCTTCACGACCACGGCCCGCTGTTCACCGACCTTTTGCGTGCGCGCCACCGGACCTTTATCGAACAGGCCCATTGGGACCTGCCGCAGGCCGATGGAATGGAATTCGATCAATACGACACCCCGGCCAGCCGTTGGGTCGCCGTGCATGACCATGGTCGGATCATGGCCGGCGTGCGCCTGACGCCCACGACCCATCGCTGCGGCATCTACAGCTACATGATCCGCGATGCGCAGCTTGGGCTGCTCGACACGATTCCTTCGGACCTCTTGTTCGAAGAGGCACCGATTGCCGAACACATCTGGGAATCGAGCCGCGTTTTCGTCTGTGATGACGTGCCCGCCAACATGCGCATGCGGGTGCAGATGCAGTTGATCGGCCAGATGGTCACGACCGCACGAGAGCTGGGGGCGACCTCGGTTCTGGGTCTGATCCCGGCCAATTCGCCGCGCCTGGCCCGGCGCGTTGGCCTGGACTGCGTGGCAGCGGGGCCGGTCATGGATTTCGGCGGCTCTGAATCGGTCTGCGTCAACATTTCGATGGCGACGAAGATGCACTGA
- a CDS encoding autoinducer binding domain-containing protein yields the protein MVRYLQRLDELAPAGYTVGVHIRFASPLYLKSTYPQDWQDVYAANNYSLRDPLVFWGISKAGKTRWSDISLPDPFGVMDKAAQHGLIYGVVVSCGKITSRTIVGAARSDREFTDTELDDIEEIARGLHEVAEPPEDLTPAMIEALRLVGDGFRHTAAAAELGISESALKARLSSARERLGAKTTAEALRMAREYRLL from the coding sequence ATGGTCCGCTACTTGCAGAGATTGGATGAACTGGCCCCAGCGGGATATACCGTTGGCGTCCACATCCGGTTCGCCTCGCCGCTGTATCTCAAAAGCACGTATCCGCAGGACTGGCAGGACGTCTACGCCGCCAACAACTACTCGCTGCGCGATCCCCTTGTTTTCTGGGGAATCAGCAAGGCTGGTAAGACCCGTTGGAGCGATATCTCGCTGCCCGATCCCTTCGGCGTCATGGACAAGGCCGCCCAACACGGTCTGATCTATGGTGTCGTCGTTTCCTGCGGGAAGATCACGTCCCGCACCATTGTCGGCGCGGCTCGTTCGGACCGGGAATTCACGGATACCGAACTCGACGACATCGAGGAGATCGCGCGCGGTCTGCACGAGGTTGCTGAGCCCCCCGAGGATCTGACCCCCGCAATGATCGAGGCGCTGCGCCTGGTCGGGGACGGATTCCGCCATACGGCTGCTGCTGCGGAACTTGGCATTTCGGAAAGTGCGCTGAAAGCGCGCCTTTCGTCCGCCCGGGAACGCCTGGGTGCAAAGACCACGGCCGAGGCACTAAGAATGGCGAGAGAATACAGGCTCTTATAA
- the rplQ gene encoding 50S ribosomal protein L17, protein MRHARGYRRLNRTHEHRKSLFKNMAASLIEHEQIKTTLPKAKELRPIVEKMVTMAKRGDLHSRRLLASRLHDDAAVAKLFEILAPRYADRSGGYVRIMKAGFRYGDMAPMAIIEFVERDVDAKGAADRARLEAEDALED, encoded by the coding sequence ATGCGTCACGCCCGCGGATACCGCCGCCTCAACCGGACCCACGAACACCGCAAGTCGCTGTTCAAGAACATGGCCGCTTCGCTGATCGAGCACGAGCAGATCAAGACGACGTTGCCCAAGGCCAAGGAACTGCGCCCGATCGTCGAAAAGATGGTCACCATGGCCAAGCGTGGCGACCTGCATTCGCGCCGGCTGCTGGCATCCCGCCTGCATGACGACGCTGCCGTCGCCAAGCTGTTCGAGATCCTGGCCCCGCGTTACGCGGACCGTTCGGGTGGCTACGTGCGCATCATGAAGGCCGGCTTCCGCTATGGCGACATGGCCCCCATGGCCATCATCGAGTTCGTCGAGCGCGACGTCGATGCCAAGGGTGCCGCAGACCGCGCGCGTCTGGAAGCCGAGGACGCCCTCGAAGATTGA
- a CDS encoding DNA-directed RNA polymerase subunit alpha: protein MIHKNWQELIKPSQLDVRPGNNPARQATVVAEPLERGFGLTLGNALRRVLMSSLQGAAITSVQIDNVLHEFSSVSGVREDVTDIVLNLKGVSLKMDVEGPKRVSISAKGPMVVTAGDISESNGIEVLNRDHVICHLDDGADLYMELTVNTGKGYVSADKNKPEDAPIGLIPIDAIYSPVKRVSYEVQPTREGQVLDYDKLTLKLETDGSLAPDDAVAYAARILQDQLQIFVNFDEPEAARSDSADDDLEFNPLLLKKVDELELSVRSANCLKNDNIVYIGDLIQKTEAEMLRTPNFGRKSLNEIKEVLSGMGLHLGMDIVDWPPENIEDLAKKFEDNF, encoded by the coding sequence ATGATCCACAAGAATTGGCAAGAGCTGATCAAGCCGTCGCAGCTTGATGTCCGCCCGGGGAACAACCCCGCCCGCCAGGCCACCGTCGTGGCAGAACCGCTGGAGCGGGGCTTTGGCCTGACGCTCGGCAACGCGTTGCGCCGTGTGCTGATGTCGTCCCTGCAGGGCGCGGCCATCACTTCCGTCCAGATCGACAATGTCCTGCACGAGTTCTCTTCGGTGTCCGGCGTCCGCGAAGACGTCACCGACATCGTGCTGAACCTCAAGGGTGTCTCGCTGAAGATGGATGTCGAGGGGCCGAAGCGCGTCTCGATTTCCGCCAAGGGCCCGATGGTTGTCACCGCCGGCGACATTTCGGAATCCAACGGCATCGAGGTCCTCAACCGCGACCACGTGATCTGTCACCTGGACGACGGTGCCGACCTCTATATGGAACTGACGGTGAACACCGGTAAGGGCTATGTCTCGGCTGACAAGAACAAGCCCGAAGATGCCCCAATCGGTCTGATCCCGATCGACGCCATCTATTCGCCGGTCAAGCGCGTCTCCTACGAGGTGCAGCCGACCCGTGAAGGCCAGGTTCTGGACTACGACAAGCTGACGCTGAAGCTGGAAACCGACGGCTCGCTGGCCCCCGACGATGCCGTGGCCTACGCCGCCCGCATCCTGCAGGACCAGTTGCAGATCTTCGTGAACTTCGACGAGCCGGAAGCGGCCCGCTCCGACAGTGCCGACGACGATCTGGAGTTCAACCCGCTTCTGCTGAAGAAGGTCGACGAGCTGGAGCTTTCGGTCCGGTCCGCCAACTGCCTGAAGAACGACAACATCGTCTACATCGGTGATCTGATCCAGAAAACCGAAGCCGAGATGCTGCGCACGCCGAACTTTGGCCGCAAGTCCTTGAACGAGATCAAGGAAGTGTTGTCGGGCATGGGCCTGCACCTGGGTATGGACATCGTCGATTGGCCGCCTGAGAACATCGAAGATCTGGCCAAGAAGTTCGAAGACAACTTCTGA
- the rpsK gene encoding 30S ribosomal protein S11, giving the protein MARDTRRAPKRKERKNIAAGVAHVNSSFNNTKILISDVQGNAISWSSAGTMGFKGSRKSTPYAAQMAAEDAGKKAQEHGMKTLEVEVQGPGGGRESALRALAAVGLQITAIRDVTPIAHNGVRPPKRRRV; this is encoded by the coding sequence ATGGCACGTGATACCCGCCGCGCTCCGAAGCGCAAGGAACGCAAGAACATCGCCGCAGGCGTTGCTCATGTGAACTCTTCGTTCAACAACACCAAGATCCTGATCTCCGACGTCCAGGGCAACGCCATCAGCTGGTCCTCGGCCGGTACGATGGGCTTCAAGGGCTCGCGCAAGTCGACGCCCTATGCCGCCCAGATGGCCGCTGAAGACGCCGGGAAAAAGGCGCAGGAGCACGGCATGAAGACCCTTGAGGTCGAAGTGCAGGGCCCCGGTGGCGGTCGCGAAAGCGCGCTGCGCGCCCTGGCCGCCGTCGGCCTGCAGATCACCGCAATCCGCGACGTGACCCCCATCGCGCACAACGGCGTCCGCCCGCCGAAGCGCCGCCGGGTCTGA
- the rpsM gene encoding 30S ribosomal protein S13 → MARIAGVNIPTGKRVPIALTYITGIGPSKAKEIIDAVGIDATRRVNELSDAEVLSIREFIDANVTVEGDLRRDTQMNIKRLMDLGCYRGLRHRRNLPVRGQRTHTNARTRKGPAKAIAGKKK, encoded by the coding sequence TTGGCTCGTATTGCTGGCGTCAACATCCCCACGGGGAAGCGCGTACCCATCGCGCTCACCTACATCACGGGCATCGGCCCCTCGAAGGCGAAAGAGATCATCGACGCTGTTGGCATCGACGCCACGCGTCGCGTCAATGAGCTGTCGGACGCCGAGGTTTTGTCGATCCGTGAGTTCATCGACGCGAACGTCACCGTCGAGGGCGACCTGCGCCGCGACACCCAGATGAACATCAAGCGTCTGATGGACCTGGGCTGCTACCGCGGTCTGCGTCACCGCCGGAACCTGCCGGTTCGCGGTCAGCGCACCCACACCAACGCTCGCACCCGCAAAGGCCCCGCAAAGGCCATTGCCGGCAAGAAGAAATAA
- a CDS encoding adenylate kinase, with translation MNIILLGPPGAGKGTQARRLVEERGMIQLSTGDMLRAARSSGTAMGKRVAAVMDAGELVTDEIVIGLIEEQLEGDNGGGFIFDGFPRTLPQADALGALLAKHGATLDRVIEMQVDDGALVARIIARSTCGCCGEVYNDVTKPQPADGKCVNCGGTEFKRRADDNEESLKTRLLAYYKQTSPLIGYYYAKGDLVTVDGLGEIEAVAGDIKAALG, from the coding sequence ATGAACATCATTCTGCTTGGACCGCCGGGCGCGGGCAAAGGAACGCAGGCACGACGTCTGGTGGAGGAGCGGGGCATGATCCAGCTGTCCACCGGCGACATGCTCCGGGCGGCGCGGTCGTCCGGCACGGCGATGGGCAAGCGGGTCGCGGCCGTCATGGACGCGGGCGAACTTGTCACCGACGAGATCGTCATCGGCCTGATCGAAGAACAGCTGGAAGGCGACAACGGCGGCGGCTTCATCTTTGACGGCTTCCCCCGGACCCTGCCGCAGGCGGATGCCCTGGGCGCGTTGCTGGCCAAGCATGGCGCCACGCTGGACCGCGTGATCGAGATGCAGGTGGACGACGGCGCGCTGGTTGCCCGGATCATCGCCCGATCGACCTGTGGATGCTGTGGTGAGGTTTATAACGACGTCACCAAACCGCAGCCTGCCGATGGCAAATGCGTCAATTGTGGTGGCACGGAGTTCAAGCGCCGCGCCGACGACAATGAGGAAAGCCTCAAGACGCGTCTTCTGGCCTACTATAAACAGACCTCGCCACTGATCGGCTATTACTACGCCAAGGGCGATTTGGTGACGGTCGATGGCCTGGGCGAGATCGAGGCTGTCGCGGGTGACATCAAGGCCGCGCTCGGCTGA
- the secY gene encoding preprotein translocase subunit SecY, translated as MASAAEQMAANMSWGAFGKAKELRQRILFTIGLLIIYRIGTYIPVPGIDAGALREFVDQAAAGLGGVLNMFTGGAIGRMGVFALGIMPYISASIIVQLMTAMVPQLEQLKKEGEPGRKKINQYTRYGTVALATLQAYGLAVSLEAGGLVADPGLFFRAACVVTLVGGTMFLMWLGEQITARGIGNGISLIIFVGIVAELPAALAQFFESGRTGALSTPAILGVVAMLLGTLVLVVFMERSLRKIHIQYPRRQVGMKVYDGGSSHLPIKVNPAGVIPAIFASSLLLLPTTISTFSGQNSGPIMSTILAYFGPGQPLYLLFFAAMIVFFTYFYTHNVAFKVDDVADNLKNQNGFIPGIRPGKRTAEYLEYVTNRILVLGAAYLALVCLVPEMVRSQLAITAYFGGTSILIIVSVGMDTIQQVQSHLLAHQYEGLIEKSQLRGKKRGSKKGAARR; from the coding sequence TCGGCCTGCTGATCATCTACCGCATCGGAACCTATATCCCCGTGCCGGGCATCGACGCAGGCGCGCTGCGCGAATTCGTCGATCAGGCGGCAGCAGGGTTGGGCGGTGTGCTCAACATGTTTACGGGTGGCGCGATCGGGCGCATGGGCGTCTTTGCGCTCGGCATCATGCCCTACATCTCGGCGTCGATCATCGTGCAACTGATGACCGCCATGGTCCCCCAGTTGGAGCAGCTGAAGAAAGAGGGCGAGCCAGGCCGCAAGAAGATCAACCAGTACACGCGTTACGGCACCGTGGCCCTGGCGACGTTGCAGGCCTATGGCCTTGCCGTATCGCTGGAGGCGGGCGGTCTGGTGGCCGATCCGGGGCTGTTCTTCCGCGCGGCCTGCGTCGTGACGCTGGTGGGCGGCACCATGTTCCTGATGTGGCTGGGTGAGCAGATCACCGCGCGCGGCATCGGCAATGGCATCTCTCTGATCATCTTCGTCGGTATCGTGGCCGAACTGCCTGCCGCCCTGGCCCAGTTCTTTGAGAGCGGCCGGACAGGCGCGTTGTCGACGCCTGCGATCCTGGGGGTCGTGGCGATGTTGCTGGGCACCCTTGTTCTGGTCGTGTTCATGGAACGCAGCCTGCGCAAGATCCACATCCAGTACCCGCGTCGTCAGGTGGGGATGAAGGTCTATGATGGCGGGTCCAGCCACCTGCCGATCAAGGTTAACCCGGCGGGCGTGATCCCGGCGATCTTTGCTTCGTCGCTGCTGTTGCTGCCGACGACGATCAGCACCTTCTCGGGTCAGAATTCCGGCCCGATCATGTCGACGATCCTGGCTTATTTCGGACCCGGACAGCCGCTGTATCTGCTGTTCTTTGCGGCCATGATCGTGTTCTTCACCTATTTCTACACCCACAACGTCGCCTTCAAGGTCGATGACGTGGCGGACAATCTGAAGAACCAGAACGGCTTCATTCCGGGCATCCGGCCGGGCAAGCGCACCGCTGAATACCTGGAATACGTCACCAACCGGATCCTCGTTCTGGGTGCGGCTTACCTGGCGCTGGTCTGTCTGGTGCCTGAGATGGTGCGCAGCCAGCTGGCTATCACGGCCTACTTCGGCGGCACCTCGATCCTGATCATCGTGTCGGTGGGGATGGATACGATCCAACAGGTGCAAAGCCATCTGCTGGCGCACCAGTACGAGGGTCTGATCGAGAAGAGCCAGCTGCGCGGCAAGAAGCGTGGGTCCAAGAAGGGAGCGGCAAGACGATGA